In Massilistercora timonensis, the following are encoded in one genomic region:
- a CDS encoding metallophosphoesterase — MALYALGDLHLSFQTDKSMDVFGSVWRHHERKVEKYVNRTVKPEDTLVLTGDHSWGRKLEECREDLEFIEGLPGRKILLRGNHDMFWDVKKTERLNEEYQDRLFFLQNNFAVYQDYALVGTKGYTFEGPFYLDPWGRIVGWDEEREVHAKKLVEREVKRLRESFRQAKEAGFRRYIMFLHYPPTNILEETSPFTEIAREYQVDAVVYSHCHGERRFGDSIRGEYQGIRYLLVSGDYLNFHPACVLP; from the coding sequence ATGGCGCTTTACGCATTAGGTGATCTGCACCTTAGTTTTCAGACAGACAAATCCATGGATGTATTTGGAAGTGTCTGGAGACATCATGAGCGAAAGGTTGAGAAATACGTGAACCGGACGGTGAAGCCGGAGGACACCCTGGTGCTTACCGGAGATCATTCCTGGGGGCGTAAACTTGAGGAATGCAGGGAGGACCTTGAATTTATCGAAGGGCTTCCCGGCCGGAAGATCCTGCTGCGGGGGAATCACGATATGTTCTGGGACGTGAAGAAAACAGAGCGGCTGAATGAAGAATACCAGGACAGACTTTTCTTTTTGCAGAATAATTTTGCGGTCTATCAGGACTACGCCCTGGTAGGGACCAAAGGATATACTTTTGAAGGTCCCTTTTATCTGGACCCATGGGGCAGGATAGTGGGATGGGACGAAGAGCGTGAAGTCCACGCGAAGAAGCTGGTGGAACGAGAGGTGAAAAGGCTGCGGGAATCTTTCCGGCAGGCAAAAGAGGCGGGATTTCGGAGATATATTATGTTTCTCCACTATCCGCCTACCAATATCCTGGAGGAGACCTCCCCGTTTACTGAGATTGCAAGGGAGTATCAGGTGGATGCGGTTGTATATTCCCACTGTCACGGGGAACGGCGTTTTGGGGACAGTATCCGGGGGGAATATCAGGGAATCCGGTATCTGCTGGTGTCCGGAGATTATCTGAATTTTCATCCGGCATGTGTGCTGCCGTAA
- a CDS encoding GGDEF domain-containing protein — MDERSLRRQIRRITVIVALVSAGILAAGAVASYYLRNILETALTEHMESEAEQYKINIQRQMDADFQTLDTLASFLQYSKMSTDAFVQGFLLSKENNEFEHMGFFGKGNTDINVTIDSDIMKDVSLDMMNDEVQEVVRQAWEGQSGVSRIYEVDGVDMFTYAVPVYRGEEPVGALIAAVGTGAFEKVLQDHSILGGEGYLHMISDSGKLLVRAKDRVVREELETIYDNGYFMPEEQEKIQEAMAAGETCFSEFTYEGVTYQVFLDPINVNGWYLFCVQTAQGVSSTIYHLMTNTRIMTMVVLFLILVVIAYGYGLIYQGNKRLIRTIYYDPLTGAYNMVRFEYNVTPVIQSTYNYSLAALNIRQFKFINEIFGSRTADMLLCYIKKVLAANIREGEYYCRSSEDMFYLLLRDTERDKIRERLEKMIREISRYGFDIRRDYQIMLYCGVVIGTDVQDEDPSVQKALTHVRFALDTARSSLKKSIWFYDTSLHKSEILENYVESHMNQALENQEFKMYLQPKIDLGTGRVGSAEALVRWIPEEGDMIYPGQFIPIFEKNGFCSNLDLYMVEQVCRQIRAWIDEGTTPVPLSVNQSKLLFYEVDYIDKMKGLLEKYQVPGNLITLEILEGLAMGNIDELNEKILRLKELGFRISMDDFGSGYSSLNTLASLKIDEVKFDREFLLRLQERGMDYDRQVVIMSEIVELTKKLKISTVIEGVETQENEDLIKKLGCGYGQGYYYSRPVSVEEFSEKYVDQ; from the coding sequence ATGGATGAACGTTCTTTACGGAGACAGATAAGACGGATCACTGTTATTGTGGCGCTGGTCAGCGCCGGGATCCTGGCAGCCGGAGCGGTGGCTTCCTACTATCTGAGAAATATTCTGGAGACGGCGTTGACAGAACATATGGAGAGTGAAGCCGAACAGTATAAGATCAATATCCAGCGGCAGATGGATGCAGATTTTCAGACGCTGGACACGCTGGCCAGTTTCCTGCAGTACAGCAAGATGAGTACGGATGCTTTTGTGCAGGGCTTTCTGTTGTCTAAAGAAAATAATGAATTTGAACATATGGGATTTTTTGGCAAGGGCAACACGGACATCAATGTGACCATTGATTCAGATATCATGAAAGATGTTTCCCTGGACATGATGAATGATGAAGTACAGGAGGTAGTGAGGCAGGCATGGGAAGGCCAGAGCGGCGTATCCAGGATCTATGAGGTGGACGGCGTGGATATGTTTACTTACGCCGTGCCGGTCTATCGGGGAGAGGAACCGGTAGGGGCGCTGATCGCCGCAGTGGGTACCGGAGCGTTTGAGAAAGTGCTGCAGGATCACTCTATCCTTGGGGGAGAAGGATATCTTCACATGATCTCGGACAGCGGAAAACTCCTGGTTCGCGCGAAGGACCGGGTCGTCCGGGAGGAATTGGAGACTATATATGACAACGGCTATTTCATGCCGGAAGAACAGGAGAAGATCCAGGAGGCTATGGCGGCGGGGGAAACCTGTTTCTCTGAGTTTACCTATGAAGGCGTGACGTATCAGGTATTTCTGGATCCCATCAATGTGAACGGCTGGTATCTGTTCTGTGTTCAGACCGCCCAGGGTGTCAGCAGCACGATCTATCACCTTATGACCAATACCAGGATCATGACAATGGTGGTGCTCTTTCTGATCCTGGTGGTGATCGCTTATGGCTATGGGCTTATTTATCAGGGGAACAAGCGGCTGATCCGTACGATCTATTACGATCCGCTTACCGGCGCATACAACATGGTGCGATTTGAGTACAATGTGACTCCGGTGATCCAAAGTACATATAACTACAGCCTGGCGGCGTTGAATATCCGGCAGTTTAAGTTTATCAATGAGATCTTTGGTTCCCGGACGGCGGATATGCTGCTTTGCTATATTAAGAAGGTACTTGCGGCAAATATCCGGGAGGGCGAATATTATTGCCGCAGTTCGGAAGATATGTTTTATCTTCTTCTGAGGGATACAGAGCGGGACAAGATCCGGGAGCGGCTGGAGAAGATGATTCGGGAGATCAGCCGGTATGGATTTGATATCCGGCGGGATTATCAGATTATGCTCTACTGTGGCGTAGTGATCGGGACAGATGTGCAGGATGAAGATCCGTCGGTACAGAAGGCACTGACCCATGTCCGGTTCGCGCTGGATACGGCCCGGTCTTCTCTGAAGAAAAGCATCTGGTTTTATGATACCAGTCTTCATAAAAGCGAGATCCTGGAGAATTATGTGGAAAGTCATATGAATCAGGCGCTGGAGAACCAAGAATTTAAGATGTATCTGCAGCCTAAGATCGATCTTGGGACAGGCAGAGTGGGAAGCGCGGAGGCGTTGGTTCGCTGGATTCCAGAAGAGGGAGATATGATCTATCCGGGGCAGTTTATTCCGATATTTGAGAAGAACGGGTTCTGCTCTAACCTGGATCTCTATATGGTAGAGCAGGTATGCCGTCAGATCCGGGCCTGGATCGACGAAGGGACAACGCCGGTTCCACTGTCGGTAAATCAGTCAAAGTTGTTGTTCTATGAAGTAGACTACATTGATAAAATGAAGGGACTGCTGGAAAAATATCAGGTTCCAGGGAATCTGATCACTCTGGAGATCCTGGAAGGGCTGGCTATGGGGAATATCGATGAACTGAATGAGAAGATCCTGCGGCTTAAGGAACTGGGATTCCGGATATCCATGGATGATTTTGGCAGTGGGTATTCATCGCTGAATACGCTGGCCAGTCTGAAGATCGATGAAGTAAAGTTCGACCGGGAATTCCTTTTGCGGCTGCAGGAGAGGGGAATGGACTATGACCGGCAGGTGGTGATCATGAGCGAGATCGTGGAATTGACGAAGAAGCTGAAGATCAGCACTGTGATAGAAGGAGTAGAGACGCAGGAAAACGAAGATCTGATCAAAAAGCTTGGCTGTGGGTATGGACAGGGTTATTATTACAGCAGGCCAGTAAGCGTGGAAGAGTTTTCAGAGAAGTATGTGGATCAGTAA
- a CDS encoding diguanylate cyclase has protein sequence MEKTVKPWKMYSVLEHFFHTYLTERDVEKTLALVTDDIYSLGTGEEEVAVNKEQFEKLLRQEIRVLPGPIAYKILDYSEKQTGEGCWQCCCRMETMIVQEGEEMAYYLTRLTAAFRKDNGSYLAEVLHMSEASRSQEKEEYFPLRFISERAREQGGLAQRELLDILCQMMPSGIIGGYIEKDFPLYVVNDAMLEMLGYTYEEFMEATDGKVVNSFCEEDAERVCEYVFQKMREGKEYAIEYRVKKKDGSYLWVHDVGRKIVVDDGRDAIISVLIDISKDVQHRMKLMEETARDYLTDVYNRKGGSSLIGAKMRTAMPYVFLMMDLDNFKRVNDHYGHDEGDRMLRYVGTLLKETFRQTDIVMRLGGDEFAVLACPCSDRKALQKKAEAVIRHYEDRAGEQYPKSRTSISIGGIYSGTPRTFLELYRLTDDVLYEVKQQKKGCCVIKEI, from the coding sequence ATGGAGAAAACGGTTAAGCCGTGGAAGATGTATTCTGTGCTGGAGCATTTTTTCCATACTTATCTGACAGAGCGGGACGTGGAGAAAACACTGGCTCTGGTGACAGATGATATCTACAGTCTTGGAACGGGCGAAGAAGAGGTGGCGGTCAACAAGGAGCAGTTTGAAAAACTGCTCCGGCAGGAGATCCGGGTTTTGCCCGGGCCGATCGCTTATAAGATTCTGGATTACTCGGAGAAACAGACAGGAGAAGGGTGCTGGCAATGCTGCTGCCGGATGGAGACGATGATTGTCCAGGAAGGCGAGGAGATGGCTTATTATCTGACCCGCCTGACGGCGGCTTTCCGGAAGGATAACGGAAGTTATCTGGCGGAGGTCCTTCATATGTCTGAGGCCAGCAGATCTCAGGAGAAGGAGGAGTATTTCCCGCTTCGGTTCATTTCAGAGCGGGCCCGTGAACAGGGGGGACTGGCACAGCGGGAACTGCTGGATATCCTCTGTCAGATGATGCCAAGCGGGATCATCGGAGGTTATATAGAGAAAGATTTTCCGCTGTATGTAGTCAACGATGCGATGCTGGAAATGTTGGGTTACACGTATGAAGAATTCATGGAGGCTACGGACGGCAAAGTGGTTAACTCCTTCTGTGAAGAGGACGCGGAACGGGTCTGCGAATATGTATTCCAGAAGATGAGAGAAGGAAAAGAATACGCCATTGAATACCGGGTAAAGAAAAAGGACGGAAGTTATCTGTGGGTTCACGATGTGGGCAGGAAGATCGTTGTGGATGACGGACGGGACGCGATCATCAGCGTATTGATCGATATTTCCAAAGATGTGCAGCATCGGATGAAGCTTATGGAAGAGACGGCCCGGGATTATCTGACGGATGTCTATAACCGGAAGGGCGGAAGCAGTCTGATCGGGGCCAAGATGAGAACCGCTATGCCTTATGTTTTCCTGATGATGGACCTGGATAATTTCAAACGGGTGAATGATCATTATGGTCACGATGAGGGAGATCGTATGCTCCGGTATGTGGGAACGCTTCTGAAAGAAACTTTCCGGCAGACGGATATTGTGATGCGCCTGGGCGGAGATGAATTTGCCGTACTGGCATGTCCCTGCTCAGATAGGAAGGCCCTGCAGAAGAAGGCCGAGGCGGTGATCCGGCACTATGAGGACAGAGCTGGGGAGCAGTATCCCAAGAGCCGTACCTCCATATCCATAGGAGGGATCTACAGCGGTACACCCAGAACATTTCTGGAGCTCTACCGGCTTACCGATGACGTGTTGTATGAGGTGAAGCAGCAGAAGAAGGGCTGTTGTGTGATCAAAGAAATATAG
- a CDS encoding argininosuccinate synthase, with amino-acid sequence MKEKVVLAYSGGLDTTAVIPWLKETFGYDVICCCVNCGQGEELEGLQERAKMSGASKLYIEDIVDDFCDNYIVPCVQAHAIYENKYLLGTAMARPAIAKKLVEIARKEGASAICHGATGKGNDQIRFELGIRALAPDLKIIAPWRMTDLWTMQSREDEIEYCHKHGIDLPFDASHSYSRDRNLWHISHEGLELEDPSNEPNYEDLLVLGVTPEKAPDAPEYVTMTFEKGVPKSINGEEMKVSDIIRKLNELGGKHGIGICDIVENRVVGMKSRGVYETPGGTILYEAHQQLEELVLDRATYEVKEEMGNKLSQVVYEGKWFTPLREAIQAFIESTQEYVTGEVNFKLYKGNIIKAGTTSPYSLYSESLASFTTGDLYDHHDADGFINLFGLPLKVRAMKMLEVEKNKK; translated from the coding sequence ATGAAAGAGAAAGTTGTACTGGCCTATTCCGGCGGACTGGACACTACCGCCGTCATCCCGTGGCTGAAGGAAACCTTCGGCTATGACGTGATCTGCTGCTGTGTGAACTGCGGACAGGGGGAAGAACTGGAAGGACTCCAGGAGCGTGCCAAGATGTCCGGCGCTTCCAAGCTGTATATCGAAGACATCGTAGATGATTTCTGCGACAACTATATTGTTCCCTGCGTGCAGGCTCACGCCATCTATGAGAACAAATATCTTCTGGGAACCGCAATGGCCCGTCCGGCCATTGCCAAGAAGCTGGTAGAGATCGCCCGCAAGGAGGGCGCTTCCGCCATCTGCCACGGCGCCACCGGCAAGGGCAACGACCAGATCCGTTTCGAGCTTGGCATCCGCGCCCTGGCTCCGGACCTGAAGATCATCGCCCCCTGGCGGATGACTGACCTGTGGACCATGCAGTCCCGGGAGGATGAGATCGAGTACTGCCACAAGCACGGCATCGATCTTCCTTTCGACGCCAGCCACAGCTACAGCCGTGACCGGAACCTGTGGCACATCAGCCACGAGGGCCTGGAACTGGAGGATCCCTCCAATGAACCTAATTACGAGGATCTTCTGGTCCTTGGCGTAACGCCGGAGAAGGCTCCGGACGCTCCGGAATACGTGACCATGACCTTTGAAAAGGGTGTTCCAAAGAGCATCAACGGGGAAGAGATGAAGGTTTCTGATATCATCCGCAAGCTCAACGAGCTGGGCGGCAAGCACGGCATCGGGATCTGCGACATCGTGGAGAACCGTGTTGTGGGCATGAAGTCCCGCGGCGTCTATGAGACTCCCGGAGGAACCATCCTTTACGAGGCGCACCAGCAGCTGGAAGAGCTGGTATTGGACCGCGCCACTTACGAAGTGAAAGAAGAGATGGGCAACAAGCTGTCTCAGGTAGTATACGAAGGGAAATGGTTTACCCCCCTGCGGGAAGCCATCCAGGCCTTCATCGAGAGCACTCAGGAGTATGTGACCGGCGAAGTGAACTTCAAGCTCTACAAGGGCAACATCATCAAGGCCGGCACCACTTCACCCTACTCTCTCTACAGCGAGTCCCTGGCGAGCTTCACCACCGGAGATCTGTATGACCATCACGACGCAGACGGATTCATCAACCTCTTTGGCCTGCCGCTGAAAGTCCGGGCCATGAAGATGCTGGAAGTAGAGAAAAATAAGAAATAA
- a CDS encoding helix-turn-helix transcriptional regulator yields MPVDKSLISGSTSMLILKLLEEKDMYGYEMIETLREKSRNVFELKAGTLYPLLHGMESKGYVDAYEQEVLGKTRKYYRLTREGKRFLKTKKEEWEEYSRAVAGVLGGVCYG; encoded by the coding sequence ATGCCAGTAGATAAAAGCCTGATCTCCGGAAGCACCTCTATGCTGATCCTGAAGCTTCTGGAAGAGAAAGACATGTATGGATATGAGATGATCGAGACTCTGCGGGAGAAGTCCCGGAATGTATTTGAATTGAAGGCGGGGACCCTGTATCCGCTGCTTCATGGGATGGAGTCCAAAGGGTACGTGGACGCTTATGAGCAGGAGGTGCTGGGAAAGACCCGGAAATACTATCGCCTTACCAGGGAAGGGAAACGGTTCCTGAAGACGAAGAAGGAAGAGTGGGAAGAATACTCCAGGGCGGTAGCCGGTGTTCTGGGAGGTGTATGTTATGGATAG
- a CDS encoding permease prefix domain 1-containing protein has protein sequence MDRKEYLDTMEQQIRSRQAGRAARREMEGHIEEQKAAFQAAGMTAEEAETAAVAEMGDPVEAGAALDLVHRPQVPWGSIVLIVFLSLLGLGVRTVITAKLPGVTVTIGDPLRQLIYLCLGLALMIGGCLIDYSRIGRRARGCTLMLAVLLLLGGFVFGVTVNGMAGWVYFMGVAVSINLFWPLFAPLYGGILYQYRQEGMIGLGKCLAWMMPGLLVTALCARMGTALLLLEIDLILLGIAVGKGWFQVSKKKVLAGIGTGMAVIPAAAALFTGIFGNGYQKLRLAFLFGQAEGEMSWPKEVLREVLGGSRLVGTSDSLQGQVQEFPAVDYVLTYVTGYFGILAALALLGLILYLIGRLFHISLGQKNRLGMLMGAGCCVAMLAQIGVYVLRNLGILLPGEVYCPFITTGGSVMLATYLMFGLLLSICRYQDIPLEEENGRRSLTKETGFHIIKKRTDEGLSADQKKAQE, from the coding sequence ATGGATAGGAAAGAATACCTGGATACCATGGAACAGCAGATCCGCTCCCGGCAGGCGGGCCGCGCCGCGCGGCGGGAAATGGAAGGTCATATTGAAGAGCAAAAAGCCGCGTTCCAGGCGGCTGGCATGACGGCTGAAGAGGCGGAAACGGCTGCGGTAGCGGAGATGGGAGATCCGGTGGAAGCGGGTGCGGCTCTGGATCTGGTCCATCGGCCCCAGGTGCCGTGGGGGAGCATTGTGCTGATCGTTTTCCTGAGTCTGCTGGGGCTGGGAGTGCGCACGGTTATTACCGCAAAGCTTCCCGGCGTCACGGTTACCATTGGGGATCCGCTGCGGCAGCTGATCTATCTGTGCCTGGGACTGGCGCTGATGATCGGAGGGTGTCTGATCGATTACAGCAGGATTGGAAGAAGGGCCAGAGGCTGTACGCTGATGTTGGCGGTTCTTCTGCTGCTGGGCGGGTTTGTGTTTGGTGTCACTGTGAACGGCATGGCAGGATGGGTTTACTTCATGGGCGTGGCGGTGAGCATAAATCTTTTCTGGCCTCTGTTTGCGCCTCTCTACGGGGGGATCTTGTATCAATACCGGCAGGAGGGAATGATAGGACTGGGAAAATGTCTTGCGTGGATGATGCCGGGGCTTCTTGTTACAGCTCTGTGCGCCCGTATGGGGACGGCGCTTCTCCTTCTGGAGATCGATCTGATCCTTCTCGGTATCGCCGTAGGGAAAGGCTGGTTCCAGGTGTCGAAGAAAAAAGTCCTGGCAGGGATCGGGACAGGAATGGCAGTGATCCCAGCCGCAGCTGCGCTATTCACCGGGATCTTTGGAAATGGGTATCAGAAGCTGCGTCTCGCCTTTCTTTTTGGACAGGCGGAGGGAGAGATGAGCTGGCCCAAAGAGGTGCTGCGGGAAGTGCTGGGCGGCAGCAGGCTTGTGGGCACCAGCGATTCTCTTCAAGGACAGGTTCAGGAGTTCCCGGCGGTGGATTATGTGCTTACCTATGTAACGGGATATTTTGGCATCCTTGCGGCCCTTGCCCTGCTGGGACTGATCCTGTATCTCATCGGCCGGCTGTTCCATATCTCCCTGGGACAGAAGAACCGGCTGGGTATGCTGATGGGCGCCGGCTGCTGCGTGGCTATGCTGGCACAGATCGGCGTGTATGTGTTGCGTAATCTGGGGATCCTGCTCCCGGGCGAGGTGTACTGTCCTTTCATCACCACCGGCGGAAGCGTTATGCTGGCGACCTATCTGATGTTTGGCCTTCTGCTATCCATATGCCGGTATCAGGACATTCCGCTGGAAGAAGAAAACGGGCGGCGTTCCTTGACAAAAGAGACAGGGTTCCATATAATAAAGAAGCGAACAGACGAAGGATTGTCTGCGGACCAGAAGAAAGCACAGGAATAA
- a CDS encoding nucleotidyltransferase family protein produces the protein MLDSLQEDEWGKLWELCGRHQIGSIVWAGLEKYPQVKIPEKIEESLREVQKNTAYQYYCMLSFSTLVLSILEEAGIQCYLLKGVALNSFYPREDMRKLADVDVYVPCFEEYCQADSVLRSHGFDVEKGLAEFHSGYRKEFGGAFRLLELHWRPCDVLADSGVDKAVVKIYNQLRYQPDRYQIAGTELPVLPPAENAFQLLLHMFQHFVREGFGLRLLCDWCVFWKVKGHKVEEAHFLKYLKATGLTGFAWTVTRVCIDHLGLSAADVPWMERMKGACHCHESSGMMYQDIVRGGEFGKGEKSRVVIMESNPFILLAYAKTVHRMMRSAYPKLYKWVITWPVLWAITIWTFLRNNRRMGRGTARDVIASAKQRNVLMKQMKVFEKRGRKKQ, from the coding sequence ATGCTTGACAGCCTGCAGGAAGACGAGTGGGGAAAGCTGTGGGAACTTTGCGGCCGGCATCAGATCGGAAGTATTGTCTGGGCGGGGCTTGAAAAGTATCCTCAGGTAAAGATCCCGGAGAAAATAGAAGAAAGTTTGCGGGAAGTTCAGAAGAATACTGCTTATCAGTATTATTGTATGCTATCCTTTTCTACTCTTGTTCTTTCGATCCTGGAGGAGGCGGGGATCCAATGCTACCTTTTGAAGGGAGTAGCGTTGAATTCATTTTATCCGCGGGAGGATATGCGTAAGCTGGCGGATGTGGATGTGTATGTTCCGTGTTTTGAAGAATACTGTCAGGCAGATAGTGTTCTGCGTTCTCATGGATTTGACGTAGAGAAAGGGCTGGCAGAATTTCATAGCGGTTATCGAAAGGAATTCGGTGGAGCTTTTCGACTGTTGGAACTTCACTGGCGGCCTTGTGATGTGCTTGCTGATTCAGGTGTGGATAAAGCTGTGGTTAAAATTTATAATCAGCTGAGGTATCAGCCGGATCGTTATCAGATTGCAGGAACAGAACTTCCTGTGCTCCCACCGGCGGAAAATGCTTTTCAATTGTTGCTGCATATGTTTCAGCATTTTGTACGAGAAGGATTTGGTTTGCGGTTACTTTGTGACTGGTGTGTATTCTGGAAGGTAAAAGGACATAAGGTGGAGGAAGCACACTTTTTGAAGTATTTGAAGGCTACGGGACTGACTGGATTTGCGTGGACGGTGACAAGAGTTTGCATAGATCATCTTGGACTTTCTGCTGCGGATGTTCCGTGGATGGAGAGAATGAAAGGTGCTTGTCATTGCCACGAGAGCAGCGGGATGATGTATCAGGATATCGTCCGGGGCGGTGAGTTTGGGAAGGGTGAGAAATCGCGGGTGGTGATCATGGAAAGTAATCCTTTTATACTGTTGGCTTATGCGAAAACGGTACATAGGATGATGCGCTCCGCTTACCCAAAGCTTTACAAATGGGTGATCACCTGGCCGGTTTTATGGGCCATTACGATATGGACTTTTTTGCGTAATAATCGAAGGATGGGGCGTGGGACGGCGCGGGATGTGATCGCAAGTGCCAAACAGAGGAATGTCTTAATGAAACAGATGAAAGTGTTTGAAAAAAGGGGAAGAAAAAAGCAGTGA
- a CDS encoding NAD(P)-dependent oxidoreductase, with the protein MKVLIVGGYNIFVSQLIEKFNKEGWEVYVLTGSDHSTRRHPYVFEQYDFRYDTDSIKEIIDSASPDMVLFTGAYDPNLSSGRTRRESMYYMSSLVNLLMASQMLSVPKFVYISSHEVYEESYADIITEEQETSPVTTKGMLVTQGENLVIRYGETTEMDTYVLRLDHLYWLPKKRKDITEVHGKLCLEALKDRRVSASEKKIFSSVYVADAVYAIYEIVNREDHQYRTYQITSSEEENEIEIARVIKETSARTVLIKDNTIGLTQKNIMSGRRVMEEFGIETRFHYEERVRKMMEYMDKNRNDFLKREEREGNWFQRMFRKFEKTFFAVLPFVENVIVFILVFLLNNRTADSEYFQRVDVFLLYVLLFAIFYGKRQAIVSAFFSIIGFIFRETYGTTLFEVLVDYNVYIWMAQLFIVGMAVGHLRDSIKLVTDDKDEEIAFLSGQLDDIYDINSSNLKVKNILEDHIVSYDDSLGVLQDMTASLEKLNPGEAMYQAAEVLCRVLETDDVAIYKVSNADYCRLLVATTDIARQLGKSLKYSGREDLLECLSRNEVYVNKSLKKEMPVMAYGLRHGDDLEYILMVWSLPFEKISLHQMNLLKVVGYMTQNAIARSDVYLNAISDKRYLPGTNILNREAFAAEIRTGQEIRKREYGVATLICLQSAGPVEVLQKNERELNHYNELLLKNLRETDRVGVGEDGYLYILLANSDPQEATVVIRRFSSQGVVCNLKESV; encoded by the coding sequence GTGAAAGTATTGATCGTAGGAGGCTACAACATATTTGTAAGCCAGTTGATTGAAAAATTTAATAAAGAGGGCTGGGAAGTCTACGTGCTGACAGGCAGCGATCATTCGACCAGGCGCCACCCCTATGTCTTTGAGCAGTACGATTTTCGATATGATACAGATAGTATCAAGGAGATCATAGACAGCGCTTCGCCGGACATGGTCCTGTTTACAGGAGCGTATGATCCCAATCTGAGCAGCGGAAGAACCCGGCGGGAGTCTATGTATTATATGTCCAGCCTGGTGAATCTTCTGATGGCTTCACAGATGTTGAGCGTTCCCAAATTTGTATATATTTCTTCTCATGAAGTTTACGAGGAAAGCTATGCGGACATAATCACAGAGGAGCAGGAAACTTCACCCGTCACCACCAAGGGAATGCTGGTTACCCAGGGAGAGAATCTGGTCATCCGGTATGGAGAGACAACAGAGATGGATACATATGTGCTCCGGCTGGATCATCTGTACTGGCTTCCCAAGAAGCGGAAAGATATTACAGAGGTTCACGGTAAACTTTGTTTGGAAGCACTGAAGGATCGGAGAGTTTCCGCATCGGAAAAAAAGATATTCTCTTCCGTGTATGTGGCGGATGCGGTGTACGCGATCTATGAGATCGTAAATAGGGAAGACCATCAGTACAGGACTTATCAGATCACGTCATCAGAAGAAGAAAATGAGATTGAGATTGCTCGGGTGATCAAAGAGACATCGGCGAGAACCGTTCTGATCAAGGATAATACCATCGGACTTACACAGAAAAATATTATGTCCGGGCGGAGAGTAATGGAAGAGTTTGGAATTGAAACTCGTTTCCATTATGAAGAGAGAGTCCGCAAAATGATGGAATATATGGATAAGAACCGGAATGACTTCCTGAAACGGGAAGAGAGGGAAGGAAACTGGTTCCAGAGAATGTTTCGCAAGTTTGAGAAGACATTTTTTGCAGTGCTTCCTTTTGTGGAGAATGTGATCGTATTTATTCTGGTTTTTCTTCTCAATAACCGGACGGCGGACAGTGAGTATTTCCAGAGAGTAGACGTATTTCTTCTGTATGTTCTGCTTTTCGCGATTTTCTATGGCAAGCGGCAGGCGATTGTCTCTGCTTTCTTCAGTATTATTGGCTTCATTTTCCGGGAGACCTACGGTACGACATTGTTTGAGGTGTTGGTGGACTATAACGTTTATATCTGGATGGCCCAGTTGTTTATCGTTGGTATGGCAGTAGGGCATCTGCGGGACAGCATCAAACTTGTCACAGATGACAAAGATGAGGAAATAGCGTTCTTGTCCGGGCAGTTGGACGATATTTATGATATTAACAGCAGTAATCTGAAGGTGAAGAATATTCTGGAGGACCATATCGTATCTTATGACGACAGCCTTGGGGTTCTGCAGGATATGACGGCCAGTCTGGAGAAACTGAATCCGGGAGAGGCTATGTACCAGGCGGCAGAAGTGCTCTGCCGGGTGCTGGAGACGGACGATGTTGCAATCTATAAGGTGTCCAATGCAGATTACTGCCGTCTTCTGGTAGCGACTACAGACATTGCCCGTCAACTTGGAAAATCTCTGAAATATTCGGGGAGAGAAGATCTTTTGGAGTGTCTGTCCCGCAATGAAGTATATGTCAATAAGAGCCTGAAGAAGGAGATGCCGGTTATGGCTTATGGGCTCAGGCATGGAGACGATCTGGAATATATCCTGATGGTGTGGAGTCTTCCCTTTGAGAAGATTTCTCTTCATCAGATGAATCTTTTGAAAGTTGTGGGATATATGACCCAGAATGCGATCGCGAGATCGGATGTATATCTCAATGCCATCAGCGATAAGCGCTATCTGCCGGGAACTAATATTCTGAATAGGGAAGCGTTTGCCGCAGAGATTCGGACAGGACAGGAGATACGGAAGAGAGAATACGGAGTGGCTACGCTGATCTGCCTTCAGTCCGCAGGCCCTGTGGAAGTTTTGCAGAAAAATGAAAGAGAACTGAATCATTACAACGAACTGTTATTAAAAAATCTTCGGGAGACAGACCGGGTAGGCGTTGGCGAAGACGGATATCTTTATATTCTGCTGGCTAATTCTGATCCCCAGGAAGCTACCGTGGTGATCCGGCGTTTTTCGTCTCAGGGCGTGGTTTGTAATTTGAAAGAGAGTGTGTAA